A genomic region of Saprospiraceae bacterium contains the following coding sequences:
- a CDS encoding DUF559 domain-containing protein: protein MSIIDVTRELRKTQTPAEKIVWELVRNRRFHQLKFRRQVAIQCGSSVSPRRYIVDFLCHEIKLILEIDGDIHDTQIKYNNFREDPF from the coding sequence ATGAGTATAATAGATGTTACCCGTGAATTAAGAAAAACTCAAACACCAGCTGAAAAAATTGTTTGGGAATTGGTCAGGAACAGGAGATTTCATCAATTGAAGTTCAGAAGACAGGTTGCTATTCAATGCGGATCTTCTGTATCACCAAGAAGATATATTGTAGATTTTCTTTGTCATGAAATCAAATTGATTCTCGAAATCGATGGAGATATTCATGATACACAAATTAAATATAATAACTTCAGAGAAGACCCATTTTAA
- a CDS encoding site-specific integrase — MEKQVFISLVLDKRYEKANKKYPLKLRVFTPEPRRQKLYPTIYDFTEKEFQNIWLTSKPTKEHRSIREKLQALEKMALDKAYNLVPFDFEEFDKSLKTVKGDRQNVLLKYQEQIDRLKLLDQIGTAQLYELSLKSIMAFVTNFTGKEVHKLFYREITPLWLERYEKYMIEVMHRSTTTVSMYLRCLRAIFHNAIADKDIDSEILPFGKNKYLIPNYKKVKKALNKAQLKILFDSKPNNPEQGKAKDFWFLSFFCNGMNLKDIALLRYNNLQDDKLTFLRAKTKNTTKQNQKPITIYLNQIAKEIIDKYCIPAQSPKSLIFPIISDQDSEIIKFNKIKNFRRFVNQNLKVLAANNGITDEISSYWARHSFATSLIRSGKSMEVVGEAFGHSDKKTTQNYFAGFDDDTKKTISNDLMDFLDL, encoded by the coding sequence ATGGAAAAGCAGGTTTTTATTTCTTTGGTCCTGGATAAACGGTATGAAAAAGCGAACAAGAAATATCCACTCAAACTAAGGGTATTTACTCCGGAACCCAGGAGACAAAAGCTATATCCTACTATTTACGACTTTACAGAAAAGGAGTTTCAAAACATCTGGCTTACTTCAAAGCCTACTAAAGAACATAGATCAATCAGAGAAAAGCTCCAGGCTCTTGAAAAAATGGCTTTAGATAAAGCCTATAATTTGGTTCCATTTGACTTTGAGGAATTTGACAAATCGCTAAAAACGGTAAAAGGTGATCGGCAAAATGTGTTATTAAAATACCAGGAACAAATAGATAGGCTGAAATTGCTGGACCAAATAGGAACCGCACAGCTTTATGAATTAAGTCTAAAGTCCATAATGGCTTTTGTAACTAATTTTACCGGTAAAGAAGTTCATAAGTTGTTTTATAGGGAAATTACTCCATTATGGCTTGAAAGATATGAGAAATATATGATTGAGGTGATGCACAGGAGTACAACCACCGTATCAATGTATCTGCGTTGCCTAAGAGCTATTTTCCACAATGCCATTGCTGATAAAGATATTGACTCAGAAATTCTTCCATTTGGAAAAAATAAATACCTGATACCAAACTACAAAAAAGTAAAGAAAGCTTTGAATAAGGCTCAATTAAAAATATTATTTGATTCTAAACCAAATAATCCGGAACAGGGAAAAGCCAAAGATTTCTGGTTTCTTTCGTTTTTTTGTAATGGTATGAATCTCAAGGATATTGCTTTATTGAGATATAATAATTTGCAGGATGATAAACTGACATTTTTACGTGCAAAAACAAAAAACACGACAAAGCAAAATCAAAAACCTATAACCATTTATTTAAATCAAATTGCAAAAGAAATTATTGACAAGTATTGCATTCCAGCACAAAGTCCAAAAAGTTTAATCTTCCCTATTATTTCAGACCAGGATTCTGAAATAATAAAATTCAACAAGATTAAGAATTTTAGAAGATTCGTTAATCAGAATCTGAAAGTATTGGCAGCTAATAATGGAATCACAGATGAAATTTCCAGTTATTGGGCAAGGCATAGTTTTGCCACAAGTTTGATACGTTCAGGTAAAAGCATGGAGGTCGTTGGCGAAGCTTTTGGCCATAGTGATAAAAAAACTACCCAGAATTATTTTGCCGGTTTTGATGATGATACCAAAAAGACGATCAGCAATGATCTGATGGATTTTTTGGATCTATAA
- a CDS encoding tandem-95 repeat protein, with product MKFLNSVLLCFSVVYFAFGQTNPNLNKGITTDTSIQIFNLYSALTETNSQRLIHHFKSLDADVSGMATRFRFSALTGLNVEENIKSLSNHLPVLIGFSSDSGVGFEISEQQTDALANIHLKFDQTYHGLPVFNGQYLVHLYKDNTMMAHGRAVIPEQQIAATINEQQSFQTAKEYFIKAPIGSDPSANLVDANFTAKSIKLGYQKNPETTNWNLIYRIEMVKDGVYPWIVYVDALDNKVLKSYKNYCGFCPDKKNHSHHLTESCESENDIMLTNETTLAKDLQDVERSIHVWREGMDVYLIDGSKPMFNAAQFKLTAPIGAIWTQDAKSGNSSQAAVQIYSSTNNFPKAGISAHYNAGLVYDYFLNTHNRNSINGNGGTIRSLINFDKNYEGAFWAENTIFYGIGNLTNGYKDFAGSLDVGAHEITHGIIDATSGLEYVGESGAINESFADIFGVMVDRDDWGLGEDVIIQGHPDFPTGLQRNVANPQQGLTNMHWLWQPDHVKSQYKGAADAGGVHLNSGIPNFAFYKFVQGLIAKTGTEEDAKKIAEKVYYHAMNFYLIRQANFKDLRAAIEQSCFDLYPLEASIKEKASMAFEEVGIGTSPQPGGGIFDFTDAQLKPNQGIEYVLSSKFNATKSKNEGLYISETAVQNLIKISSLDLLSRPSVLDDGSAIYFVATDYKVYKLIFNSATKAWDQSVVLDKPNYRNVAVAKDGRFLALLEKQVLNNNNIIIKDLITGNERKFVITNPVFDVTVKSSRVVEISTMEFDHSGRYLMYDCYNEHSHNGNYKYHQWDIGFLRFWDLPHDKFADGAIEKLFRAPLANPSAKRLYHFKNPNFSKNSPTVMAMDFYISDYNSPTVPLENAIVGCNVEKGELHYIQEKTKGFGFPNFSVLDLKVSFDDGFTSSPLKPVKSSVVPIDQTKMKSIGIPALLFQGNRWATFFAQGFRKNANSLPTAVDDQFDLNEDNELTAYAYTNDVLSLDIPNAFKLKGNNGGALHGSVTIKENGEFTYKPNPNFHGTDAFVYELCDVDMDCQSATVILTVNSVDDLPIIADDEFTINEDQSLSGDVGLNDIPSGDGGNIWALNGQNGGAQHATVTLDNQGKFHYIPVPDYYGNDEFSYSICDQDQDCFTAKVKIRIQSVNDVSVALNDRFNLIEDISFSGNVGLNDTLSGDGTNDFKLVGPNGGAKHAIVRMTIGGAFFYKPEKNYNGDDGFTYEICDTNQDCSRAMVSLSVSPINDFPRTADDNFITLEDMVLNESVASNDTASGDIFDSWKLVGTYGGAKGGAVIMNMDGSFSYSPFHDFYGQDQFQYELCDGHQDCALATVFVRVKPFNVSPQTANDLFKIKKNEIFQATVDQYDSYSSVDKHFYKSNELNGESLNGKDIEINNYESIYSLMVKPNPFNDQTEIEFSGHVGPITLSIYNTFGLKVFEENVSSLTNHFKFIIDTRHFESGMYVLDLQGPNFKLLRKLIKN from the coding sequence ATGAAGTTTCTTAATTCAGTTCTTCTTTGCTTTTCAGTTGTTTACTTTGCTTTCGGACAAACGAATCCCAATTTAAATAAAGGAATCACAACCGACACCTCAATTCAAATCTTTAATCTTTACTCTGCTTTAACTGAAACCAACAGTCAAAGATTGATTCATCATTTCAAATCTTTGGATGCTGATGTTTCCGGGATGGCAACGCGTTTCCGTTTTTCAGCATTAACCGGATTGAACGTTGAGGAAAATATTAAAAGTTTAAGTAATCATTTGCCTGTATTGATTGGTTTTTCAAGTGATTCAGGTGTTGGATTTGAAATATCGGAACAACAAACAGATGCACTGGCGAATATTCATTTGAAGTTCGATCAAACTTATCATGGTTTGCCGGTATTCAATGGCCAATACCTTGTTCACTTATATAAGGATAATACCATGATGGCACATGGAAGGGCTGTTATACCTGAACAGCAAATTGCAGCAACTATAAACGAACAGCAGTCTTTTCAAACAGCAAAAGAATATTTCATAAAAGCTCCGATCGGTTCTGATCCATCGGCAAATCTAGTTGATGCAAACTTTACAGCTAAATCTATAAAATTAGGTTACCAGAAAAATCCTGAAACCACAAACTGGAATTTAATTTACAGGATTGAAATGGTAAAAGATGGTGTATATCCCTGGATCGTTTATGTGGATGCACTAGACAACAAAGTTCTCAAAAGCTACAAAAACTATTGTGGATTTTGTCCAGACAAAAAAAACCACAGCCATCACCTTACGGAATCTTGCGAATCAGAAAATGATATCATGCTCACAAATGAAACAACCTTAGCCAAAGACTTACAAGATGTTGAACGCTCTATACATGTCTGGCGGGAAGGTATGGATGTTTATCTCATAGATGGTTCAAAACCCATGTTCAATGCTGCTCAATTTAAGCTCACTGCACCTATTGGGGCCATTTGGACGCAGGATGCAAAAAGTGGAAATAGCAGTCAAGCAGCAGTACAAATTTACAGCAGTACAAATAACTTTCCCAAAGCCGGCATATCTGCGCATTACAATGCCGGATTAGTCTATGATTATTTTCTTAATACTCATAACAGGAATTCCATAAATGGGAATGGTGGCACGATCAGGTCTTTGATAAATTTTGATAAAAATTATGAAGGTGCATTCTGGGCAGAAAACACCATCTTTTATGGAATTGGCAACTTGACGAATGGATATAAAGATTTTGCCGGTTCGCTTGATGTAGGTGCACACGAGATCACACATGGAATCATTGATGCAACTTCTGGATTAGAATACGTAGGTGAATCGGGTGCAATAAATGAATCGTTTGCTGACATATTTGGAGTCATGGTGGATCGCGATGACTGGGGTTTGGGCGAAGATGTCATCATTCAAGGACATCCAGATTTTCCGACTGGCCTTCAAAGAAATGTAGCAAATCCTCAACAGGGCTTAACCAATATGCATTGGCTCTGGCAACCTGACCATGTCAAATCCCAGTATAAAGGTGCTGCTGATGCAGGCGGAGTTCACTTGAATAGTGGGATTCCGAATTTCGCCTTTTATAAATTTGTTCAGGGCTTGATTGCAAAAACAGGAACTGAAGAAGATGCCAAAAAGATAGCTGAAAAAGTTTACTACCACGCCATGAATTTTTACCTGATCAGACAAGCAAACTTTAAAGACCTTCGCGCTGCAATCGAACAATCTTGTTTTGATTTATATCCTCTTGAAGCATCTATTAAAGAAAAAGCTTCCATGGCTTTTGAAGAGGTTGGTATTGGCACCAGCCCCCAACCCGGAGGTGGAATTTTTGATTTTACTGACGCACAGCTCAAACCCAATCAGGGTATAGAATATGTCCTCAGTTCAAAATTCAATGCAACTAAATCAAAAAACGAAGGATTGTACATTAGTGAAACTGCAGTTCAAAATTTAATAAAAATTAGCAGCTTGGATTTATTGAGCAGACCAAGTGTACTCGATGATGGTTCAGCTATTTATTTTGTAGCTACTGATTATAAAGTTTATAAACTCATTTTCAATTCAGCCACCAAAGCATGGGATCAATCTGTTGTTTTGGACAAACCCAATTACAGAAATGTTGCCGTTGCTAAAGACGGAAGATTTTTAGCTTTATTGGAGAAACAAGTCCTAAATAATAATAACATTATCATTAAAGATCTGATCACCGGCAATGAACGAAAATTTGTCATTACAAATCCCGTGTTTGATGTTACTGTCAAGAGTTCAAGAGTTGTGGAAATTTCAACCATGGAGTTTGACCACAGCGGCCGTTATTTAATGTATGATTGTTATAATGAACATAGCCATAATGGAAATTACAAGTATCATCAATGGGACATTGGATTTTTGCGATTTTGGGATCTACCTCACGATAAATTCGCTGATGGGGCAATTGAAAAGTTATTTCGGGCTCCTTTAGCCAATCCTTCAGCCAAAAGATTATATCATTTTAAAAATCCTAACTTTTCTAAAAATTCGCCAACAGTGATGGCAATGGATTTTTACATTAGTGATTACAACAGCCCGACTGTTCCACTGGAAAATGCCATTGTCGGATGCAATGTTGAAAAAGGAGAGCTCCACTACATTCAGGAAAAGACCAAAGGTTTTGGGTTTCCAAATTTTTCTGTTTTAGATCTTAAAGTAAGTTTCGATGATGGATTTACAAGTTCTCCTTTGAAGCCTGTTAAAAGTTCTGTAGTTCCTATAGATCAAACAAAAATGAAGTCGATCGGAATCCCTGCCTTATTGTTCCAGGGAAATCGATGGGCAACTTTTTTTGCACAGGGATTCAGAAAAAACGCGAATTCTCTGCCCACTGCAGTAGATGACCAGTTTGATCTAAATGAAGACAATGAATTAACAGCATATGCTTACACTAATGATGTTTTAAGTTTAGACATTCCCAATGCTTTTAAACTAAAAGGCAATAATGGAGGGGCCCTGCATGGAAGCGTTACTATAAAAGAAAATGGTGAGTTTACATATAAACCCAATCCAAACTTTCACGGAACGGATGCTTTTGTATATGAACTTTGTGATGTTGATATGGATTGTCAATCAGCAACAGTGATCCTGACCGTTAACTCAGTAGACGATTTACCAATAATTGCAGATGATGAATTTACTATAAATGAAGACCAATCACTTTCAGGAGATGTCGGCTTAAATGATATTCCAAGCGGAGATGGTGGAAACATATGGGCACTCAATGGCCAAAATGGTGGCGCGCAGCACGCCACAGTCACTTTAGATAATCAAGGGAAATTTCATTATATTCCAGTGCCTGATTATTATGGAAATGATGAATTCAGTTATTCAATATGTGATCAAGATCAGGACTGTTTTACTGCAAAAGTAAAAATCAGAATTCAATCAGTTAATGATGTAAGTGTGGCATTAAATGATCGTTTCAATTTAATTGAAGATATCTCATTTTCAGGAAATGTAGGATTGAATGATACTTTAAGTGGAGATGGAACCAATGATTTTAAACTTGTTGGGCCAAATGGAGGAGCAAAACATGCTATTGTCAGGATGACAATCGGAGGTGCATTTTTTTATAAACCAGAAAAAAATTATAATGGTGACGATGGCTTCACTTATGAGATCTGCGATACTAATCAGGATTGTTCAAGAGCTATGGTTTCATTATCTGTAAGTCCCATAAATGATTTTCCCAGAACTGCAGATGATAACTTTATCACATTGGAAGATATGGTGCTTAACGAATCAGTGGCATCCAACGATACGGCAAGTGGGGATATTTTTGACAGCTGGAAACTCGTTGGGACCTACGGCGGTGCAAAAGGTGGCGCAGTAATTATGAATATGGACGGAAGTTTCTCTTATTCTCCTTTTCACGATTTTTATGGTCAAGATCAATTTCAATACGAACTCTGCGATGGCCATCAGGATTGTGCACTCGCTACCGTCTTTGTAAGAGTGAAACCTTTTAATGTTTCACCTCAGACCGCCAACGATCTTTTTAAAATTAAGAAAAATGAAATATTTCAGGCTACGGTTGATCAATACGACTCGTATAGTAGCGTTGATAAACACTTTTATAAGTCCAATGAATTGAACGGAGAAAGCCTAAATGGAAAAGACATTGAGATTAATAATTACGAAAGCATTTATTCATTGATGGTTAAACCCAATCCATTTAATGATCAAACAGAAATTGAGTTTTCCGGCCACGTGGGGCCCATCACGCTTAGCATTTACAATACCTTTGGTCTCAAAGTTTTTGAAGAAAATGTTTCCAGTCTAACTAATCATTTTAAATTTATAATAGATACCAGGCATTTTGAATCCGGAATGTATGTTTTAGATTTGCAAGGTCCCAATTTTAAACTGCTTAGGAAGCTAATTAAGAATTGA
- the tnpA gene encoding IS200/IS605 family transposase translates to MGQSLVKNYVHIVFSTKYRQALIHPPVEDELHSYLGGICNKLDCHVIKVGGYIDHIHILCMLSKKIALMKLMEEIKSHSSKWIKTKGAGYENFYWQDGYGAFSVKPSEVETVIAYISNQHKHHNKKNFQIEYRAMLKKYKVEYDEKYVWD, encoded by the coding sequence ATGGGACAATCACTCGTAAAAAACTATGTACATATTGTATTTAGCACAAAGTACAGGCAAGCGCTGATACATCCACCCGTGGAAGACGAGCTCCATAGTTATCTTGGAGGCATCTGTAATAAACTCGACTGTCATGTAATTAAAGTGGGTGGATACATCGACCATATCCATATCTTGTGTATGCTTTCAAAAAAGATAGCTTTAATGAAGTTGATGGAAGAAATAAAATCTCATTCTTCTAAATGGATAAAAACAAAAGGGGCGGGATATGAAAATTTTTATTGGCAAGATGGATATGGGGCATTTTCAGTAAAACCTTCGGAAGTAGAAACTGTAATTGCCTACATATCAAATCAGCACAAACATCACAACAAGAAAAATTTTCAAATTGAATACCGTGCTATGTTGAAAAAATATAAAGTTGAATATGATGAGAAGTATGTTTGGGATTGA
- a CDS encoding right-handed parallel beta-helix repeat-containing protein: protein MISKSFLLPVFLFISVSAFSNNYYFSESIGNDNWSGRLALPNANSTDGPRKSLNALNNLLNTTVRAGDSVFLKRGDLWSGTIGIATGAAQGNPNQHIFIGAYGMGNRPTIFKSGTGEILLCRGSANAAASYLHFKDLALISNSAIGSRPVGVYVNESFYSLKPHHIILNSLYISGCQNGMILYQNNISVENCMLEKNGNDAQGQGIFCSATDVQFKNNVLDSNGCGSVFVHSIYISQSKNILFEGNEIKNADDGLKLRASENLIIRNNRIHNTYIHTIHVGGDQSSGTKNVVIEGNHVYNAPQGLRISSESGTQTLLSENIIVRNNIFPAQVFISDNGPVKDIFFYNNIIHTGSNQPALFFTNAINPVNLQIKNNIFYKTTSNANHSLVYFNNGLNGISLDHNLYYFPASSNNLIYVSGTSYKTLTAFRSAYPASEIKGQNGDPNFVSPTSDFHLTANSLLAIDKGADMANVVTQDFDGMPRPIDGDGLGGPAWDIGPYEYCCIVNTKDYYNQNLICNIFPNPASTEIVIETEFTIPEIICIMDLFGNKILPIKECSKQSRVDISKLPSGIYFLQLDFKDGVILYRSFQKI, encoded by the coding sequence ATGATTTCTAAAAGCTTCCTACTCCCAGTTTTCTTATTCATAAGTGTTTCGGCATTTTCTAACAATTACTACTTTTCTGAAAGCATTGGAAATGATAATTGGAGCGGGAGATTGGCACTGCCAAATGCCAACAGCACAGATGGCCCAAGAAAAAGTTTAAACGCATTAAATAATTTATTGAATACCACAGTTCGAGCCGGCGACAGCGTTTTTCTAAAGAGGGGTGACCTATGGTCAGGCACTATCGGCATTGCTACAGGAGCGGCCCAAGGTAATCCAAATCAACACATTTTTATCGGAGCCTATGGTATGGGCAATCGGCCCACTATTTTTAAATCAGGTACGGGTGAAATTTTACTTTGCCGCGGTTCGGCAAATGCAGCTGCTTCTTACCTCCACTTTAAAGATCTTGCATTGATCAGCAATTCAGCGATTGGCAGCCGTCCGGTTGGTGTATATGTCAACGAAAGCTTCTACAGTTTAAAGCCACATCACATTATCCTCAATAGCCTTTATATTTCAGGTTGCCAAAATGGAATGATCCTATATCAAAACAACATCTCGGTAGAAAACTGTATGCTTGAAAAAAATGGCAACGATGCACAAGGTCAGGGAATTTTCTGTTCTGCAACAGATGTGCAGTTTAAAAACAATGTGCTGGATAGCAATGGCTGCGGCAGCGTATTTGTGCATAGTATTTACATTAGTCAGTCAAAGAATATTCTCTTTGAAGGTAATGAAATTAAAAATGCCGATGATGGTCTCAAACTTCGGGCTTCGGAAAATCTCATCATCCGAAACAATAGAATACACAATACCTATATTCATACGATCCACGTTGGAGGTGACCAATCATCGGGAACTAAAAATGTAGTCATCGAAGGTAATCATGTCTACAACGCACCTCAAGGTCTTCGAATTAGTTCAGAATCGGGTACGCAAACCTTACTAAGTGAAAATATCATCGTTAGAAATAATATTTTCCCAGCACAGGTATTTATTTCCGATAACGGACCGGTAAAAGATATTTTCTTTTACAACAACATCATCCATACAGGATCAAATCAACCCGCATTGTTTTTTACCAATGCGATCAATCCAGTAAATCTTCAAATTAAAAACAACATTTTTTACAAGACCACTTCTAATGCTAACCATTCGTTGGTTTATTTCAATAATGGATTGAATGGAATATCCTTAGATCATAATCTTTATTATTTCCCGGCCAGTTCAAATAATCTGATCTATGTTAGTGGCACATCATATAAAACTTTAACAGCTTTTCGTTCCGCATATCCTGCATCTGAAATAAAAGGACAAAATGGTGATCCAAATTTTGTGTCACCAACATCTGATTTCCATTTGACCGCCAACAGTTTGCTGGCAATCGATAAAGGAGCCGATATGGCAAATGTCGTAACTCAGGACTTTGACGGAATGCCTAGACCTATTGATGGCGATGGATTAGGTGGTCCTGCTTGGGATATCGGTCCTTATGAATATTGTTGTATTGTGAACACAAAAGATTATTACAATCAAAATCTTATCTGCAATATTTTTCCTAATCCAGCAAGCACTGAAATAGTTATCGAAACAGAATTTACCATACCCGAAATAATTTGCATCATGGATTTATTTGGTAATAAAATTCTCCCAATCAAGGAGTGTTCTAAACAATCAAGAGTCGACATTTCAAAATTACCATCGGGAATTTATTTTTTACAACTCGATTTTAAAGATGGGGTGATATTATACAGGAGTTTTCAAAAGATATAA